Part of the Ictalurus furcatus strain D&B chromosome 10, Billie_1.0, whole genome shotgun sequence genome, CACAGTATGGTAACCAGTAGTGCTTTCTGGGCCCTGTGCAAATTTCTGAGGAGCCCAATTCCCACATTTGTTTCTTAAGGACCCTCTAAACCCAGGAGTCTTCGGTAGTACACATTAGCCCTTCTGTGACACTCACTGTATAATCCAATATCATTGTTTTTCGGTCTACCATGCTATCTTAGTTACAATATCACATTTCAAAAAAGAACAGCATCAAATTACATGCAAATAATTGATTAGAGAATCTACTagaatatttataaatacattttttttaaaaaaaaaaagaattgctcTTAGCCAGTTAAAATGTATTGTTGGTATATCATCACGTTTATAATACCCACTTTGTGCAAATGTAGAGGAGGATGGTGACTGCTGAGAAAAACAACGAAAGACTACAACCTATATAACTAACATAGGACAGGATTTTCCACTGCACACGATCAATTTGCAAAACGTTCATGTCAACCTaatacgacacacacacacacacacacacacacacacacacacatagacatagAGAGAATGCATATTTATTAGCAAAACTAGTATAACTATACTAAGTACAGTATAACTAGTTTACTCACTTGATTTCTGATACTAATTCAGTTCTTACCAGAAGTACAGCGAAGGGGGTCATATGATTGTATGAACAGGTTACAGTGTTGCTGCTGTTAAAGTTACTCAGGTTGGTGAAAGACCCCATGTCATCCCACTTTTGCTCTATTTGGGACCAAATAAGAATCTGTGGTTAGTTTTAACATAATAGCCACCAAAAGGTATATGATCCTGTATGAGAAGTTGTTCAAATGAATGCTGTACACTTGAGCAGTTTTCATATGAGTAGAGTCAGTTGTGTTGCTGTGATGTTCctgagctgctgtgagtcaCCCTGACAATCCTGTACTATTAATCCAGATCGCTTTCTACTTCATGTCTAGACATTCTAAACTTCTGCAAtccttttatatttttctttaaaaaaaataagtttttcttattttttaaattcaattttacCTTGAACTTTTCATCACCAGTCCAAATGAATGAGTACaataaaaaagctttttttaacttaatacTACTATAATTGTTTGAAGAGTGAAGGTTGTGGTTGGGCAATTGACCTCTTAAACGCTAGCTTATTGTTAAGCTAGTAATATTATTTAGTAACTACAATCAATTATGATTATATGAATAACAtgatttcaaaatgaaatgaataaatggaaattATTAAACAAAAGTAAAGCCAATAAGAAGGTTAAGGTAGCCTAGTCAAGAGTGTGAGAAATTTAGAGGAAATTTGCTTTTAGAGGAAATTACTTGATTTTTACTTGcataactaaataaatgtatgttaataataataataataataataataataataataataataataacaatcatcataataataatacttattattattattattattattattattattagtcccTTTAAAGATTGGAGAGTTCTTGGCAAAGTCAGTAGGGGGCGCTGGTAGAGGATTACTGATACACAAGCACATTTCAACACATACTTGATGTGACAGGTTGTGTTATAATAGAGAAAGTTATTGTCTGTATAACCTACCAGTCTAAATCTAGTCTAAAGCTCTCACAGTGTGCAAACCTTAACAGTATTTTCTGTAATGTATTTCACCCAGTATATTAGGTAACCTTTACTTTTACTGGTCTTTACTTGTTAGGTGTACAGTATTAAAGTGATGCATGCATCATTAACAAATATCATTCAAATTATAGAGCTTATAAAGcactttttatttcatcataaccaaccaatcaatcatcactaCAATTcacaatttttcattttgtaaaaaagTTACAACTTAAGATTAAGTTTAGAGGTAATGTAACTATTTGTTACTATTTGTTAAGTGTATTAAGAGATCGGGTTTTCATTACTGTTGGTTCTCATCAGCAATAACAAACTAAAACTTTGTAGCACTTGACAAAATCCTACATACCTGTTATATTATAGAACTGGCATGACAGGGTATGAGTTCCCTATGAGAACAAACACAAGGGCAGAATGAAcaaatagaacatagaaaccTTTTCAGAGCTTTCCATGTGATTATTTGAATAACATGGTTTCATGTGAAAAACATGTAAAGGTGCATTTCCATCTGTTATGCCCTATAATTGCACATGTGAGTTCAAATAACGACATGTGGTATCACATGAACAATAGGGATCAGAGGTGACAATAAAGGAATGATGTAAGAAAATCACAtctaaaaaattaaaccaactGCACTACATGTGAAACAGCaacatgtgaaagtaaaggaaatgtgtgtaaaaagcacatgcactacatgtgaaaaaataacgtaaataaatcatatgtaaaaatcatgcaaaaaattaaaaacgctAAAGTTAATGcactacatgtaaaaaaaaaaaaaacttaaataaaaatttagCAAACTAAATCAATCAtatgtaaaaatcacatttgaaaataaatgaatcatgtataaAGGATCTAAGGAAGTAAATATAGAAAAGTAATGTGAAAATGACATGAAtcgtgtacaaaataaataataaatgataataaaagcacatgctgtacatgtgtaaaaaaaaaaaatacatttgaacaataaataaatcatgtgtaaaaatatttttttgataaatgtgtgaaacataaaatataaggACTCTCAAACCATGTGTGTCAATTTCATATTTGAATCATGTGATTTCTctgtaaggggaaaaaatgccaTAACCCAGGACAGGATCCTAAGGATGACAATACTATGatctgaaaggtatatacagtacagatgATCACTTACGGGTATTATTTCACTACTGTTCACTGTAAACTTGATAACAAGTAGATTGGACAAGTTTTTAAGCTCCAGTCCAAGAGTTTCAACACAAATGACTTTGGACTTCAGCACAGTGTTTGAGTTGTTCTGTGAGAATGTAGAGAAAGTGGATATAGCTTTATAGTTTTTGGGAAGAAAAATAATTCAAGCATCCAACAGGAatgcacattatttaaaagagaTTATGAAGGTTTACTGAAGACTTACTGTAAATTGTTGGGCAGATCGATATGTCACTACACCAACTCTGCGCTGCTCCATTGAGACATTCAGAAATGGTTCACTAGGGATGAATACATCTATGGGCGGATCATCATCAGACACCTATCAGACAGTAAAGAGATATTATTCAGATAAGATGCCATTCGCTTAATACTTTGAAATGAAAGATCTTCATTATCTTGCTTGCATTAATTGTCAGATGTTTTTATTACTAATATTCCTAACCTGTTAATCATTATATCACAGCATGATTGGTTCTCGAATTTGatcgttttctataacagcagctttgacagtagaaacaactgcaaatcgtatgtttatattaatttgcacTTTCTAAAAAGTTATAGTTTCAAtactaacagctcattcacaggtacTTGACACTCCACACAACCGTATCTTactaataaatggattaaatgaaaataatgtggtgatatttaacaaataaaaagtctCTAATTAGTGATACAGTGAAGTTTTTTGTAAGCAGAcgtttattcaacatttatggaaggaaagACTTCTGGACAGAAGACTTTGAGGTTTCCAATTTCTCTCATAGCGGCTATTAGTTTTCttggacatttcacaacattaaatgtcaaTAGAAATGGATAAACATTATTGCAATTTTTCAAGTGCTCCCAAATTGCTGGATTAAAGCACtttgaggaataaaacagtttgacttggatttattggaaaataatcaactttggagtAATAAGGGTAACTGTGCTACATGTTGGGTCACGTCACACACCActattgattattttgttattacaaCATGTTCACATgtgtttaatttcttatttAGCTGAGTGTTACCTTTGGAGCAGAGATCTTTACATGCCCCTGATCCGTGGTGTCCATCATATCCATCTTAACTACAGTGATATGAAAGTTCCCGTGATCACAGGTTATGGTTGGCCCGTCAAACTGTAATTTCATGTTCGCATTGATGTTCACTTTATCTGGCCTGTGTTGCACAATGACATATCTTTCAGTTTAAATTTCTGGACACATACAGATCTGAGTAGtatatttgaattgaattgttttcTTACCCGATTAATTTAGCTGAATTAAATTTGATTTCGTTGATGTTCAGCATAATTATTGAGCAATCACACACAATTTTCCCCACATCCGTTTCTGTAGTCAAAATCATGAGCTTGTGAAAGATGCACTCTGATTTTTTAGTTGTCTCTGCCATCactaagaagaaataaagaaataagcCACAGTCCAGTGGATAACATAGATgagatgcatggatggatggatggaaaaataaaaaatgtaatttcgTTTTGTGCAGTATGCATTTCACACCACCATTACAGAAAAAGATAATGAAAAGGTTAAGTCTTAGTTGTGCATTTGATGTAAGAAATGCCATATCTTTATTAAAGTCTATTTatgataaaattaaataattgtaCCCTCCTTTTTCCCTGATGTTTTGTAGTCATCGCTAGAAATGGCACCAAAGATCAACAGAAGCATAAAGTATAGGAGTTTCATATCAGCAGCTCTCGGCTATGAATAAATTGATAGATGGATAACTTTAGTAGAGAGAAAATAACAGTGTGTAAGACAAGACatgaattaaatgaaagaaatgacaaGATTGTAGGTTagcttaataaaaataaacacaaataaacataaacaatgacAAGACTAgttaaaaatgatataaaacagATTACAAGATACAAGGAATAATCAAAAATGACATTCATCTCTGTGAATACTGTGATAAGATGGAAGAACAATCTATTTCAAGAATTATTCACACgtctcatattattattattaatactgaaTCTTGCCATTctccataaataaaacaatcagcCTCATACTACTTACTTCATGAACACCTCACACTCACATAAATCAAACCTATAAAGTGTAAAACTTACCCACATCTtatccaaataaacaaaacgGAGTTCAAATCTCAGATATCATATAGTATCTGGTGAAATTAGGGTCACTtcataaaaaaacccccaacacacaAAAGAAACCCAGCCCAAAAGGCTGAACTGGAAAAATTGTTATCTCATTTCTGTTGCTTGTTTAATACCTGTTATAgaacttcttatttatttgcataCACAAATACCAGAGCAGCAGTAGTGGGCATGCACATTGCTCCACATATCCAGAATACAAAGCCTTATTTTATTACACTGTGTGGTTTATTTAAATTAGTTATGGCTTTCACTGAAACTCTTTTGTAGTATTACAGGATGTTCCgtatattaaaaacacacacacaaacacatgtgcacacatacaGTAGGGAAATACatattggacacgtcaacattttttttcagtaaatatatttcctatgagttccagtgaggctattcacatgaaattttcaccagacatcagtattaactcaagaaatccggaaatataaagaattcacaacattaaagtccataaatgaagttatgtgtagtaaagtggaatgacaggaaaaaagtatcgaacacgctaagaaaatgcagttctccaaggcaaggtaaggcaaggagccagctgaaatccataagtaattataccccctatctgtgcaaattaatatcagctgggttagtaaattgatggtttataaaaaggcttttcgttaccaaggtgtcacacaagaaacatctcatgctgggtaaaagcaaagagctctcccaagacctgcGCACCCTTATTGCtgcaaaacatatttttgtttatttttatgtttatcatTTCATCTCCGGtccaaatgaatgaatacaaagccAAAGCAATGTTAACTTACTACTGTAATTATGGAGGAGCGAAGGCCGATGTTAGGCAATTGACCTAGTCAAGAGTATGAGGAATTTACGTACGTCCGGACCAATCGAAGCAGTCAAGCTCATACACTCTTTAAACACCATTtgaatttttatctttttaattGCCAATTAATTGAATATACTTCCTGCATTTTGGtggttatagttacattttttctaatttaattatttgaacATTATTTGAATTACTTTAATCTTACTTATATAACTAagtgaatttaaatgaatacatttactttattattttattcaatttaattttccTAATAAAATGCTGAGGGAACTCCTTGGTGTGAAGCTAGCACTGGAAGAATGGTGTCACTGGCTGGAGGGGCGCCTCACACATTTATGGTTTTCACAGGCCATAAGAACCTTGAGCGTATTAAGTCAGCCAAAAGACTGAATTCTC contains:
- the LOC128613608 gene encoding adhesion G protein-coupled receptor G3 isoform X3; the protein is MAFLTSNAQLRLNLFIIFFCNGGVKCILHKTKLHFLFFHPSIHASHLCYPLDCGLFLYFFLVMAETTKKSECIFHKLMILTTETDVGKIVCDCSIIMLNINEIKFNSAKLIGPDKVNINANMKLQFDGPTITCDHGNFHITVVKMDMMDTTDQGHVKISAPKVSDDDPPIDVFIPSEPFLNVSMEQRRVGVVTYRSAQQFTGTHTLSCQFYNITEQKWDDMGSFTNLSNFNSSNTVTCSYNHMTPFAVLLVDMNVLQIDRVQWKILSYVSYIGCSLSLFFSAVTILLYICTKSSNKDSSMGIHVSLSVALFLLNASFLFIEWGATWSQKSACVLIAVIIQYSLLSCFSWMAIEAIHLYFLLIKVFNTHFKHYMVKLSLFGWGVPVVLVGGSLCVYGSKPFYGTTETKLSGTNETMQFCWITEPHFLYGMNITYFCLMFLFNTSILLAVTHQIFKMPCLDVQESKRPSYKDICTVLGLTVLLGMTWGLAFFTAGYTNYPILYLFCICNTLQGLFLFLWFYGTMKKNRCPVAQTSTLSEPCGSTMNTYENRFTH
- the LOC128613608 gene encoding adhesion G protein-coupled receptor G3 isoform X2, whose amino-acid sequence is MWPRAADMKLLYFMLLLIFGAISSDDYKTSGKKEVMAETTKKSECIFHKLMILTTETDVGKIVCDCSIIMLNINEIKFNSAKLIGPDKVNINANMKLQFDGPTITCDHGNFHITVVKMDMMDTTDQGHVKISAPKVSDDDPPIDVFIPSEPFLNVSMEQRRVGVVTYRSAQQFTNNSNTVLKSKVICVETLGLELKNLSNLLVIKFTVNSSEIIPGTHTLSCQFYNITEQKWDDMGSFTNLSNFNSSNTVTCSYNHMTPFAVLLVDMNVLQIDRVQWKILSYVSYIGCSLSLFFSAVTILLYICTKSSNKDSSMGIHVSLSVALFLLNASFLFIEWGATWSQKSACVLIAVIIQYSLLSCFSWMAIEAIHLYFLLIKVFNTHFKHYMVKLSLFGWGVPVVLVGGSLCVYGSKPFYGTTETKLSGTNETMQFCWITEPHFLYGMNITYFCLMFLFNTSILLAVTHQIFKMPCLDVQESKRPSYKDICTVLGLTVLLGMTWGLAFFTAGYTNYPILYLFCICNTLQGLFLFLWFYGTMKKNRCPVAQTSTLSEPCGSTMNTYENRFTH
- the LOC128613608 gene encoding adhesion G protein-coupled receptor G3 isoform X1 translates to MAFLTSNAQLRLNLFIIFFCNGGVKCILHKTKLHFLFFHPSIHASHLCYPLDCGLFLYFFLVMAETTKKSECIFHKLMILTTETDVGKIVCDCSIIMLNINEIKFNSAKLIGPDKVNINANMKLQFDGPTITCDHGNFHITVVKMDMMDTTDQGHVKISAPKVSDDDPPIDVFIPSEPFLNVSMEQRRVGVVTYRSAQQFTNNSNTVLKSKVICVETLGLELKNLSNLLVIKFTVNSSEIIPGTHTLSCQFYNITEQKWDDMGSFTNLSNFNSSNTVTCSYNHMTPFAVLLVDMNVLQIDRVQWKILSYVSYIGCSLSLFFSAVTILLYICTKSSNKDSSMGIHVSLSVALFLLNASFLFIEWGATWSQKSACVLIAVIIQYSLLSCFSWMAIEAIHLYFLLIKVFNTHFKHYMVKLSLFGWGVPVVLVGGSLCVYGSKPFYGTTETKLSGTNETMQFCWITEPHFLYGMNITYFCLMFLFNTSILLAVTHQIFKMPCLDVQESKRPSYKDICTVLGLTVLLGMTWGLAFFTAGYTNYPILYLFCICNTLQGLFLFLWFYGTMKKNRCPVAQTSTLSEPCGSTMNTYENRFTH